The Candidatus Delongbacteria bacterium genome has a window encoding:
- a CDS encoding T9SS type A sorting domain-containing protein: MFRLFLHAFILAATIGIAHSQDALNCTMLGATEGACRAVAQLGNLVFLGSGATVITLDIHDPGPAIKLSACPMPDEVTDIAIQGDIAYVAATHFICLVDIHDVVHPRQIGQWYTPGYIHELNAIGSLVYLSDGLSFKILDCDDHENLQVVGEFDPQDSIWYFDVQDDLVAINHSNEFTLLDVSNPEEPLVLGSYVGLSYTPRIALHDSLLYSADPINGIHVYDISIADQIEEVGSYQLSGSVLNFKYYSGKLLWGDFNALHVFDVSNPIQPILAGQIQCPSSAWGFCALNQRICIADYREGLIAAEIDDPTNPVVWGTYEIDGLAYASIPSDGIACVAGVTGIDVYNTTVNGCYEKLDYLRTTGLPIGIAVQDSYAYLPVLNEGLWVVDIHDPEQLQEVGFIETEGNFLAVTTAGNLAYTSTYPPGIEIYDISNPVLPQLLGRVESAAQVRDIAVDGNWAYLAESDSALITINVSDPAHPIAVGRLDLPGQAKSVAVDGGRALVAADQNGLHFIDIADPAHPHEQYIYTANPYNEAVAIQGDLAFVAANSNGLRVLDISDPLNVNEVGFFETPGNATDVQVVDRVAYVATHSGGVVAIEFDPDADLYPGNPSIPISTALMTNFPNPFNPATRISYRVPTTGHVTIEIFNLAGELVQTLVNKSLAAGEHHIVFDGSSSASGIYIAHLTTDQNSIVNKMLLLK; the protein is encoded by the coding sequence ATGTTTCGTTTGTTTTTACACGCCTTCATTCTCGCCGCGACTATTGGCATCGCACATTCCCAGGATGCACTGAATTGCACAATGCTGGGTGCCACGGAAGGTGCTTGTCGGGCCGTCGCTCAGCTGGGTAATCTCGTGTTCTTGGGGTCCGGTGCGACAGTGATCACACTGGATATTCATGACCCTGGGCCGGCGATAAAACTGAGTGCATGTCCTATGCCTGATGAGGTAACTGACATCGCCATTCAGGGCGACATTGCATATGTAGCTGCTACACATTTCATTTGCTTGGTAGATATTCATGATGTGGTTCATCCGCGACAAATTGGACAATGGTATACGCCAGGATATATACATGAATTAAATGCAATCGGAAGTTTGGTATATCTGTCAGACGGGCTTAGCTTTAAAATCCTTGACTGTGATGATCATGAAAATCTCCAAGTGGTGGGGGAATTTGATCCACAAGACAGCATATGGTACTTTGATGTTCAAGATGATCTAGTGGCAATAAATCATTCTAATGAGTTTACGCTGTTAGATGTAAGTAATCCAGAAGAGCCTCTGGTTCTCGGTAGTTATGTTGGATTGTCATATACCCCACGAATAGCTCTGCATGACAGCTTACTCTATTCGGCCGATCCGATTAATGGAATCCACGTTTATGACATAAGTATTGCAGATCAAATTGAGGAAGTTGGATCATATCAATTGAGCGGCAGTGTGTTGAATTTTAAGTATTATAGTGGAAAATTGTTGTGGGGTGATTTCAACGCTCTTCATGTATTTGACGTATCCAATCCAATACAACCGATATTGGCAGGACAGATTCAATGCCCGTCCTCCGCTTGGGGATTCTGCGCCCTGAATCAGAGGATTTGCATTGCAGATTATCGTGAAGGATTGATTGCCGCTGAAATCGATGATCCGACCAACCCTGTAGTTTGGGGCACCTATGAAATCGATGGACTCGCCTATGCATCCATCCCTAGCGATGGGATTGCCTGTGTTGCCGGAGTAACAGGAATAGATGTCTATAATACAACTGTAAACGGCTGTTACGAAAAGCTGGATTACTTACGAACAACAGGACTCCCGATAGGTATTGCAGTTCAAGACAGTTATGCTTATCTTCCTGTGCTAAATGAAGGTCTATGGGTCGTGGACATCCACGATCCGGAGCAACTTCAGGAGGTAGGATTCATCGAAACAGAGGGAAACTTTCTGGCAGTGACAACCGCCGGTAATCTCGCTTACACTTCCACCTATCCTCCAGGAATCGAGATTTACGATATCAGCAATCCCGTCCTGCCACAGTTGCTGGGTCGTGTAGAAAGTGCGGCTCAAGTTCGTGACATCGCAGTGGATGGGAACTGGGCATATCTAGCCGAAAGCGATTCTGCTCTGATCACCATCAATGTCAGCGATCCAGCGCACCCCATTGCGGTCGGCCGTCTTGATCTGCCGGGGCAGGCCAAATCCGTGGCTGTTGACGGAGGACGTGCTTTGGTTGCCGCCGACCAAAACGGTCTACATTTCATTGATATCGCGGATCCGGCCCACCCTCACGAACAATATATTTACACAGCAAATCCTTACAACGAAGCGGTCGCCATTCAAGGCGATTTAGCCTTTGTTGCAGCAAACAGTAATGGCCTGCGGGTATTGGATATCAGCGACCCACTGAATGTTAATGAAGTAGGATTCTTCGAGACTCCAGGAAATGCCACCGATGTGCAGGTCGTCGACAGGGTTGCATATGTGGCTACGCACTCTGGGGGAGTGGTTGCTATTGAATTCGATCCTGATGCAGATTTATATCCCGGTAATCCTTCCATTCCCATCTCGACTGCGCTGATGACGAATTTTCCCAATCCTTTCAATCCAGCGACAAGGATTAGTTATAGGGTGCCAACAACTGGGCATGTCACAATTGAGATTTTCAATTTGGCCGGTGAGCTGGTGCAAACGCTTGTTAACAAATCGCTTGCAGCAGGTGAGCATCACATTGTTTTCGATGGTAGTTCATCGGCGAGCGGCATCTACATAGCACACTTGACAACAGATCAAAACAGTATTGTAAACAAAATGCTTCTACTTAAATGA
- a CDS encoding TOBE domain-containing protein yields MKFGARNNLKATVTSVTKGDVMSLVKFEIQVPAGMASVLTTESVDELDLKVGDPVSLVVKAIHVLPVKE; encoded by the coding sequence ATGAAATTCGGTGCCCGCAACAACCTGAAGGCCACCGTGACCTCGGTGACCAAGGGCGACGTCATGTCGCTGGTCAAGTTCGAGATCCAGGTCCCGGCGGGAATGGCCTCCGTGCTGACCACGGAGTCCGTCGACGAGCTGGACCTGAAGGTCGGTGATCCTGTCAGCCTGGTGGTCAAGGCCATTCACGTGCTGCCCGTCAAGGAATAG
- a CDS encoding AI-2E family transporter has protein sequence MDQRITGYVRLAGIALLVLGALAVLRIFLPAILLAGVVCLATWPLFLRLRRLLGGRVSLAALIMVLGMIALVVGPTALLAVNLAGKVSAGVDTVRTLLGQGPLTPPAWLGRLPVVGGQLVAYWQALASGGDEAVALLKSLLEPARALLLGTAAALGRSLLQMIFAAFIGFFLYRDGEQLHQHLRSLATRLAGGLGDELLDTVHGTVSSVVHGLFGAALAQAFVAFVGFLIAGVPGAPLLASATFFLSLIPVGPPLLWGGASFWLLSQGAYGRAIFLILWGLLVISSIDNLVRPYLISRGSRLSILMIVLGVVGGIAAFGFIGIFIGPPILAVGLALLRQWTDQQAV, from the coding sequence ATGGACCAACGCATCACCGGATATGTCCGCCTGGCCGGCATCGCGCTGCTGGTGCTGGGCGCGCTGGCCGTGCTGCGGATCTTCCTGCCCGCCATCCTGTTGGCCGGGGTGGTCTGCCTGGCCACCTGGCCGCTGTTTCTGCGGCTGCGGCGCCTGCTGGGCGGACGGGTCAGCCTGGCCGCGCTGATCATGGTCCTGGGGATGATCGCGCTGGTGGTGGGCCCCACAGCGCTGCTGGCCGTCAATCTGGCGGGCAAGGTAAGCGCCGGGGTGGATACCGTCCGCACGCTGCTGGGCCAGGGGCCGCTGACACCGCCCGCCTGGCTGGGCCGTCTGCCCGTGGTGGGCGGGCAGCTGGTGGCCTACTGGCAGGCGCTGGCCAGCGGCGGCGACGAGGCCGTGGCGCTGCTCAAGAGTCTGCTGGAGCCCGCCCGCGCGCTGCTGCTGGGCACGGCCGCGGCGTTGGGGCGCAGCCTGCTGCAGATGATCTTCGCCGCCTTCATCGGCTTCTTCCTCTACCGCGACGGCGAACAGCTCCACCAGCATCTGCGCAGTCTGGCGACCCGGCTGGCCGGCGGGCTGGGCGACGAACTGCTGGACACCGTCCACGGCACCGTCTCCAGCGTGGTGCACGGACTGTTCGGCGCCGCGCTGGCCCAGGCCTTCGTGGCCTTCGTGGGTTTCCTGATCGCCGGCGTGCCCGGCGCGCCGCTGCTGGCCTCCGCCACCTTCTTCCTCTCGCTGATTCCCGTCGGGCCGCCGCTGCTCTGGGGCGGCGCCAGTTTCTGGCTGCTCTCCCAGGGCGCCTACGGCCGGGCCATCTTCCTGATCCTCTGGGGCCTGCTGGTGATCAGCAGCATCGACAACCTGGTGCGGCCCTACCTGATCAGCCGCGGCAGCCGCCTCTCCATCCTGATGATCGTGCTGGGCGTGGTGGGCGGGATCGCGGCCTTCGGCTTCATCGGCATCTTCATCGGTCCGCCCATCCTGGCGGTGGGCCTGGCCCTGCTGCGCCAGTGGACGGATCAGCAGGCGGTGTGA